The genomic region GACCTCATCGGCGAGTCCGCGGCCGAATGCGGCACGAACGTAGTATTCTGCTTCCAGATACTCCAGATTCAGCGCGAAATTAAGCACGGCGCCGTCTATACCCTTTAGCCCGCCGCCGCCGCTGTCCATGCGCGCTTCGGCCACCCTGGGAAGAAATCCGGCCGAGCCCAGCAGGCCCAGACCGCCGAGCCCCACGCCCATAATGCCGGCCTGCCCTAGAAAGCGGCGGCGTTCGGCCCGTTTGCTGACCAGTTTCTCCAAAGGATTTACGATTTTCGAGCCTTCGTCATTCATAGTTTTACTCCTGATAGGATAAATATCCCGCAATCTGAGGGATCGAGATAGAGAGCATGCCCTGGCGCATGTTGCCTCGGCACCGGACGCAAGCGACAAGTGTTACACGCTAACCCTGCGCCATCCGTGTTTGCCGTTGCGCGTTTTGCAACGCGTGACAGGAAACCTATTCGGTAGACATATCGATTGCTTAGCGTGTGCGAATCGAAACAGGTCAATCTACGAGAACACTCTAGTCCTTACGTACGTCACGCTCAGACAGATGCGTTTTACGCATAAGCCGGGCAGGTTCATGAAAAATTCATGAAGTTGAAAATTTTATCACGGTCTGGAATATTTTCCCACGCCGACTACAACCGCATTTTACTAGTCTGATGTCACGGCGCAACCCGCGCGCGACCGGGCATGGATAAGGATTGGGAGAATGCCCGCATGTCGCACGCCTAAGCGACTGACGTCACGTGATTTTTGCGGCGTGCTTTTTAACCTCATCCCACAGCGCATCGAGTTCGGCCAGGGTGCAGCCCTCGGGGCGGCGATTCTGCTCCGCGAGGCGCGCCTCGATGGCCTTGAAGCGACGCTCGAATTTGCGGTTGGCGACGCGCAGCGCGCGCTCGGGATCGATCTCGGCCCGCCGCGCGACATTGACCACGCAGAACAGCAAATCGCCGATTTCCTCCTCGATGCGGATGGGCGAAGTATCATCGGTCAGCACCTCGCGCACTTCCGCAATTTCCTCGTCGATCTTGGCAAAGATATCCGCGCGATCGGGCCAGTCGAAGCCGACGTTCGCGGCGCGTTTCTGGAGCTTGCGCGCCCGCGTCAGCGCGGGCAATGCGGCGGTCACGCCGCCGAGCGCGCTTTGCTGTTTACCCCCACCCGCGCGTTCGCGTGCTTTTTCCGCTTCCCAGGCAGTCTCTCGCGCCTGCTCGCTCGCATAGTGCGTATCGCCGAACACGTGCGGATGACGGCGCACCAGCTTGTCGCCCGCGGCCTGGGCCAGACGATCGAAACTGAACAGGTTCTGCTCGTACGCCAGCTGCGCGTGATAGATAACCTGCAACAGCAGATCGCCCAGTTCGTCCCTGATAGCGTCCGCGTCGCCCCGTTCGATCGCCTCGACGAGTTCATACGTCTCTTCCAGGGTGTGCAGTGCGATGCTGGCGAAGGTCTGGCGCAGATCCCAGGGGCAGCCAACTTCAGGATCACGCAGCTGCGAGACGATGACCATCAGGCGCGCGACGTTATCCATGATTGTTTACGAATGGGCCCATCAAAGTCGGGGGTGCATCAAAATCGGATCAGAAATTCAGCCGCAGGCCAATGTGAATGTTGTCGTCCAGTTCGGCGTCGTCGTCATTGTCGAGATCGACCTCCAGCTTGCGATAGCCGATAAATCCGGAGGTGCGCGGAATGAACTCGATCTCGAAACGTGTATTGAAGTCCAGCATATTGTCGCCCTCGCCGGTGGTGGTGATACCCGGCGCGTAAAACGCCTCGGCGGAAACGTGCATGGGAATATTGGCGGGAATGGTGTAGACCGCACGCCCGCCCAGCGCGCCCGCGGCGACGGTCTCGTCCGCGTCGTCCAGCGAAAACGCATACGCCTTGACGCCGGCGCCGAAGCTGAACGGCAACTGGCCGGGCGGCTGACCGTACGCCATCACCCCGCCATTGAGCATCACGTCGCTGTCTTCGTTGTAGAATATCGCCGCCATCGCGTCGTTGTTGGAGGTGCCAAGTGGCTTGGCGTAGCCGATCTGTGCGGCGCGCTCGCTCAGGAAAGCTTCGAGCTGGTCGGCGTGGGCAGCGCCAGCCGCGCCTAGCGCGCCTGTACCGACAGCCAGGAACAGTGGGAACAATGGCCTGTAATGCATCACAATCTCTCTCTTCCGGCGAATTAATAAGGATGACGACATGGCCGCGAAGTCTAACATGCAGGGCTAACATGTCTAACGATCGACCTTACGCGGCCGCGCCATCAAACCGAGTTCGTGTCAATACCGCGATTGCCTTCGACAAGTAAATCGGGCACAGAACCGCGCCCGTTTATAGTGCGCGGTCTCAACGGCGATATCCGACGAGCGTGTCTGTTACCATTGACCCCCATTGTGAGTAGCCGAGATGCGTTCGCGCGATGCGCGCGCGGTACGCTGAACACCGCGCAGGTAAACGACATTCCCACAAACATTTCAGACCGATTGGCGGCGACGTATTCCAGGATGCCCAGACCCGGATCTCTTGACCTGAAGGAGCTGCTTCGCTGCGGTTACGGCGAAATGTTCGGTCCAGGCAACGCGCAGCTTCCTATCCCCAACATGTTGATGATGGACCGTATCGTCAGGATCGCGGATCACGGCGGGACTCATGACAAGGGCGAAATTATCGCGGAACTGGATATTCATCCGGACCTCTGGTTCTTCGCCTGTCATTTCCCGGGTGACCCGGTAATGCCGGGCTGTCTGGGTCTGGACGCCATGTGGCAACTGGTCGGTTTTTTTCTGGCCTGGCTGGGCAACCCAGGACGCGGCCGCGCGCTTGGCGTGGACGAAGTCAAATTTTCCGGACAAGTACGGCCCACCGCGCACAAGGTGACGTATCACATCGACATCAAGCGCCTAATCACGCGCCGGCTGGTGATGGGCATCGCCGACGGCACGATGGCGGTGGACGGGCGTGAGATTTACGCGGCCAAGGATCTGCGGGTAGGCTTGTTCACGTCAACGGAAGGCTTTTAAAGCGAGGCGGCCGACAATTAGCCCGCGCAGTAGGGTGCGCAGTAGGGTGCGCAGTGCGCACCGTGCGATACTTCGTCCCGCTACGCAAGACTCTTGGCCGCGACCTCGAACACATCCCGTGAAACCTTCTCGCGGCCTGCGATCATTTCGAGCTCGGCTTTCTGCAGCGCGCGGCGACCTGGCTCGTATTTTTGCCAGCGACTGAAACTTTTCACCAGCCGCGCGGCCATCTGTGGATTGAGCGCGTCCAGCCGCAGGATCTGCTCGCTCAAATAACGATAGCCCGCCCCCGAAGGCGCGTGAAAAATCGCCGGATTGCGCTGCGCGAAACTGCCGATCAGCGCACGCACGCGATTGGGATTGCGGATCGAAAACAGCGGATGATCCAGCAGCTCCGCTACTTTTTGCAAGGTCTCCGGCCGCACGCAACTCGCGTGCAGCGCGAACCATTTGTCCATCACCAGCGGATCCTGGCGCCAACGACCATGAAACACCTGCAGCGCCTGCTCGCGTCTGGCGCCGCCGGTATCGTTCAAGGCGCGTAGCGCGCCCATCGCGTCGGTCATGTTGCGGGCGGCCGCGAATTGATCGAACGCCCATTGCGCGTAATCGTCTTTCTCCAGCGTGTTGAGATAATTGAGACAAAGATCGCGCAATCCGCGCCGCGCGGCCGCGACGGCGTCGTAGGCGTAATCACTGGCCGAGGTCGCGCGAGCACGATATGCCGCCACCAGTTGTGGTTCAAGCGCCGTTGCGATTGCCCGACGCATAAATTCGCGCGCGACGTGGATCGAATCGGTCTCGATTTCCTCCACCTGTTCGGCAAGATAGCCTTCGTCCGGCAGGGTCAGCGCTTCGGCGACAAGCCCGTCGTTCAGCGCCCTGTCTTCGAGCGTATGCGCGAACGCATCGATCAGCGCGGGAGTCAGGGTCAGCGGCCGCCCGGCGCGTTGATCCGCGATGAGTTCCAGACCCAATCGTGTGGCGAGGCGCTGCCCGGCCTCCCAGCGATTGAATGGATCGCTGTCGTGCGCGGCCAGAAATGCGAGTTCCGTATCGTCATACTCAAAGCGGAGATTCACCGGCGCCGAGAAGTCGCGCAACAGCGAGGGCGTGGGGCGCGCCGGCAGGTCGATAAATTCGAACTCGTGCGCGTCCTCGGTCAACTCCAGCACGCGTGAAGTGCCTTGAACCTTAGTTTCGCCGGCCAGTCGCAGCGGGAGGTCGTCGCCG from Gammaproteobacteria bacterium harbors:
- the mazG gene encoding nucleoside triphosphate pyrophosphohydrolase; translation: MDNVARLMVIVSQLRDPEVGCPWDLRQTFASIALHTLEETYELVEAIERGDADAIRDELGDLLLQVIYHAQLAYEQNLFSFDRLAQAAGDKLVRRHPHVFGDTHYASEQARETAWEAEKARERAGGGKQQSALGGVTAALPALTRARKLQKRAANVGFDWPDRADIFAKIDEEIAEVREVLTDDTSPIRIEEEIGDLLFCVVNVARRAEIDPERALRVANRKFERRFKAIEARLAEQNRRPEGCTLAELDALWDEVKKHAAKIT
- the fabA gene encoding 3-hydroxyacyl-[acyl-carrier-protein] dehydratase FabA produces the protein MPRPGSLDLKELLRCGYGEMFGPGNAQLPIPNMLMMDRIVRIADHGGTHDKGEIIAELDIHPDLWFFACHFPGDPVMPGCLGLDAMWQLVGFFLAWLGNPGRGRALGVDEVKFSGQVRPTAHKVTYHIDIKRLITRRLVMGIADGTMAVDGREIYAAKDLRVGLFTSTEGF
- a CDS encoding DUF3458 domain-containing protein, which translates into the protein HTLLGRDGFRRGLKLYLERHDGQAATTDDFAAAMGDANGRDFTQFTRWYDQAGTPQVLVAGAWDGQARRYRLHVEQRLSGTQSQPDGLPLHIPLAVALVGPDGDDLPLRLAGETKVQGTSRVLELTEDAHEFEFIDLPARPTPSLLRDFSAPVNLRFEYDDTELAFLAAHDSDPFNRWEAGQRLATRLGLELIADQRAGRPLTLTPALIDAFAHTLEDRALNDGLVAEALTLPDEGYLAEQVEEIETDSIHVAREFMRRAIATALEPQLVAAYRARATSASDYAYDAVAAARRGLRDLCLNYLNTLEKDDYAQWAFDQFAAARNMTDAMGALRALNDTGGARREQALQVFHGRWRQDPLVMDKWFALHASCVRPETLQKVAELLDHPLFSIRNPNRVRALIGSFAQRNPAIFHAPSGAGYRYLSEQILRLDALNPQMAARLVKSFSRWQKYEPGRRALQKAELEMIAGREKVSRDVFEVAAKSLA